The Thermoanaerobaculia bacterium genome contains a region encoding:
- a CDS encoding DUF1311 domain-containing protein, whose product MNVLSSFRQLVYIMTLSILFAGSGLWAEDDICGSQTLEAQVTTMESRLEKAYALAQESLKDETIPNQARVSWLLKLQFSQRAWIVSREKDCDAVSAGNPDPERALNAMLECRIQTARERIEWLKEHFPYGQVDGISEITGAEPASPPSLRVPAGVFNVARTSLSEVSASSVNGNRSLSNRYYGIPNAFDHGTNWIDGMNYSTWVSDPGDPNPWAEVHFRSPVEIHSLVVEGVPSCYADVVAMDGTVTRLRPFAHYVNLLEPVGNIEKVKFYFTVLVGDSMVQVDEIQVLGAFQKGMTWEESTPRLIPDRRAFDLSADNAFRDWLYPMITNKAREVMETDSSILYTYFLENVPTFQVEIDRSSGKMNSRMLLKQTGKDEKDPTARLVE is encoded by the coding sequence ATGAACGTTTTATCCTCATTCCGGCAATTGGTTTATATCATGACACTCTCCATTCTTTTCGCTGGCTCAGGACTCTGGGCGGAGGATGACATTTGTGGCTCGCAAACCCTTGAAGCGCAGGTGACCACTATGGAGTCCAGATTGGAGAAGGCATACGCACTGGCTCAGGAATCGCTGAAAGATGAGACGATTCCAAACCAGGCAAGAGTCTCATGGCTGTTGAAGCTACAATTCTCCCAGCGTGCCTGGATCGTGTCGAGGGAAAAAGACTGCGATGCTGTTTCAGCAGGGAATCCCGATCCTGAAAGGGCACTCAATGCCATGCTGGAGTGCAGGATTCAAACAGCCAGGGAGAGAATCGAGTGGCTGAAAGAACATTTTCCTTACGGTCAGGTAGACGGAATCTCGGAAATTACGGGAGCGGAGCCCGCTTCTCCACCATCGCTTCGTGTGCCGGCAGGTGTTTTCAATGTCGCTCGAACATCCCTGTCGGAAGTGTCCGCATCCTCCGTAAATGGAAACCGTTCGCTTAGCAACCGGTATTACGGTATTCCCAACGCCTTCGATCATGGAACCAACTGGATCGATGGCATGAACTATTCCACCTGGGTGAGCGACCCGGGAGATCCCAATCCCTGGGCTGAAGTTCATTTCAGGTCACCCGTCGAGATCCATTCCCTTGTGGTGGAAGGTGTTCCATCCTGCTATGCGGACGTTGTCGCAATGGATGGAACCGTCACCAGGCTCAGGCCGTTCGCGCACTATGTAAATCTATTGGAACCAGTGGGTAATATTGAAAAGGTGAAGTTTTACTTTACAGTTCTTGTCGGTGATTCGATGGTCCAGGTCGACGAAATCCAGGTTCTGGGTGCCTTTCAGAAAGGAATGACCTGGGAGGAAAGCACGCCCCGCCTGATTCCGGACCGGCGAGCGTTTGATCTTTCTGCAGACAATGCCTTTCGTGACTGGCTCTACCCGATGATCACGAATAAAGCGAGAGAGGTGATGGAAACCGATTCGTCGATTCTTTATACCTACTTTCTTGAGAATGTTCCGACGTTTCAGGTGGAAATTGATCGATCGTCTGGAAAAATGAATTCCCGAATGCTGTTGAAACAAACCGGTAAAGATGAAAAGGATCCTACTGCCCGTCTCGTGGAATAA